The Nitrospirales bacterium genome includes a window with the following:
- a CDS encoding BamA/TamA family outer membrane protein, with protein MNTRHFATCLLIGIILLSCTIGHWGILTSLAQTIPDAGVLQQQQRQSEMEREQSFPEEVPPDAPPAPQQAPQSAVTILVKSFRFSGNTQISDGRLQTVVAPYVNKHLDLAALRKATADIAEYYRQAGWIVRAYLPKQDITDGTVTINIQEATFGGAAISGEPPTHVAAHDITDLIDTQLTPQQLLNTKALDRGLLLADDLPGVAVAGALQAGAREGETTVQVTAADDPLLHGQLGVNNGGNRGTGMAQGYATAYLNSPLKLGDQLIASTIISPGSEYGRLRYTVPIGHDGWRIGASASLLSYRLIAPEFSALRGKGHASTVGLEAFYPLIRARTYNLQMLMNYDYRQFENRALGTRQSDYHINEGTFGLAGNWFETLTGLHGSNFGSLTWVLGTLDQGRHQASENSNREGFFTKFRLSLSRQQELLPWLSLRGIFSGQKAFETLDSAEKYYMGGPSSVRAYPVNEASGSSGLTTNLELQAQLPYGLTLTGFYDVGRVYNKRNVGKDYTLKGGGLSVAWVSWFGLSLDATWSHRLGDNPNPTATGKDQDGSHILNRFWLSAVYAF; from the coding sequence ATGAACACACGACACTTCGCAACCTGCCTGCTGATTGGGATCATTCTGTTGAGTTGCACCATCGGCCATTGGGGAATCCTCACAAGCCTCGCGCAAACCATTCCTGATGCCGGCGTACTGCAACAGCAACAGCGGCAATCAGAGATGGAACGCGAACAGTCATTCCCGGAAGAAGTCCCTCCCGATGCGCCCCCCGCGCCACAGCAAGCCCCTCAATCCGCTGTCACGATCCTGGTCAAGTCCTTTCGATTTTCTGGAAATACTCAAATCTCAGACGGACGGCTCCAAACCGTCGTCGCCCCCTACGTGAACAAACATCTGGATTTGGCCGCGCTCAGAAAAGCCACGGCAGACATCGCCGAATACTACCGTCAGGCAGGATGGATCGTGCGCGCCTATCTCCCGAAGCAAGATATTACGGACGGCACCGTCACCATCAATATCCAAGAAGCCACGTTTGGCGGAGCCGCCATAAGCGGGGAGCCACCGACGCACGTCGCCGCGCACGACATCACAGACCTGATCGACACGCAACTGACGCCTCAGCAATTGTTGAACACGAAGGCCCTCGATCGAGGACTGCTCCTCGCGGACGATCTCCCGGGGGTGGCGGTAGCTGGGGCTCTCCAAGCCGGAGCGCGCGAAGGAGAAACCACCGTCCAGGTCACCGCCGCGGACGACCCGCTCCTTCATGGCCAGCTCGGCGTAAACAATGGCGGGAACCGCGGGACCGGCATGGCGCAAGGCTATGCCACCGCCTACCTCAACAGCCCGCTCAAGCTTGGCGATCAACTCATCGCATCAACCATTATTTCGCCGGGGAGTGAATATGGACGCTTACGCTATACCGTCCCGATTGGACATGATGGTTGGAGGATAGGCGCCAGCGCCTCTCTGCTCTCCTATCGACTCATCGCTCCCGAGTTTTCCGCATTAAGGGGAAAAGGACATGCCTCAACTGTCGGTCTCGAGGCGTTTTATCCTCTCATACGGGCCCGCACCTACAACCTCCAGATGCTGATGAACTACGATTATCGACAGTTTGAAAATCGAGCCCTCGGAACACGTCAATCCGATTACCATATCAACGAAGGCACCTTTGGTCTGGCCGGGAACTGGTTTGAAACCCTCACCGGCCTTCACGGGTCCAATTTCGGCAGTCTCACCTGGGTATTGGGAACCCTGGACCAGGGAAGACATCAAGCATCGGAAAACTCCAACCGGGAAGGCTTCTTTACCAAATTTCGCTTGTCTCTGAGCCGCCAGCAAGAGCTGCTTCCCTGGCTGTCGCTCCGAGGCATCTTTTCCGGCCAAAAAGCCTTTGAGACCCTCGACTCCGCGGAAAAATATTACATGGGAGGGCCAAGCAGCGTGCGCGCGTATCCAGTCAATGAAGCCAGTGGGTCCAGCGGCTTGACCACCAACCTTGAACTCCAAGCACAGCTCCCTTACGGATTGACGCTCACGGGATTTTACGACGTCGGCCGCGTCTACAATAAACGGAACGTCGGGAAAGACTACACCCTCAAAGGAGGCGGACTGTCCGTGGCATGGGTGAGTTGGTTTGGGCTCTCTCTGGATGCCACCTGGTCCCACCGCTTAGGCGACAACCCCAATCCCACCGCGACAGGGAAAGACCAAGATGGCTCCCACATTCTCAACCGCTTTTGGCTTTCAGCCGTCTATGCCTTCTAA
- a CDS encoding tetratricopeptide repeat protein, which translates to MKYETAIVDAIRQGDWAHVREMAIAWSQETDAGPRAFFAVNVSSLIFGEFAQAWQAHARSLEQEKDIESVRDWLDDILTRHAEDSHLHLLKGLFLAQSGKSEDSVACYQQAIALDAQSPYPHFFHAQILRRMGKMEQAIKSCREAVKIMPDYTAARLNLGVMYQEQGRLEMAIPQYREILKLQPDHAVAHTNLGCALAEQGKIEPAVLAYKKALELVPNDPEVHFALGGLYETKGRKDLANREYEEALRQDPNFFPAATAIGWYLMERGQVDHALDYFSKALNANPDDASATFGVGQVYDKKGKGSIAADHYYRALDLEKDPDRKARILNFIDRVGGFQA; encoded by the coding sequence ATGAAGTATGAAACGGCTATTGTTGATGCGATCCGTCAGGGCGACTGGGCACATGTTCGAGAGATGGCGATTGCCTGGTCGCAAGAGACTGACGCAGGCCCGCGCGCGTTTTTCGCGGTCAATGTGAGCAGTTTAATTTTTGGAGAATTCGCTCAAGCCTGGCAGGCCCATGCCCGGTCATTGGAGCAGGAAAAGGATATTGAGTCTGTACGGGACTGGCTTGATGACATCCTCACGAGACATGCAGAGGATAGTCATCTTCACTTGCTCAAAGGCCTGTTCCTCGCGCAGTCTGGGAAATCCGAGGATTCAGTGGCCTGTTATCAACAGGCTATCGCGCTCGATGCTCAGTCGCCATACCCGCACTTTTTTCATGCGCAGATTCTTCGACGGATGGGGAAGATGGAGCAGGCGATCAAATCCTGCCGTGAGGCGGTCAAGATCATGCCTGACTATACGGCTGCTCGACTGAATCTTGGGGTCATGTATCAAGAGCAGGGGCGGTTGGAGATGGCCATTCCACAATACCGGGAAATTTTAAAATTGCAGCCTGATCATGCCGTGGCTCATACGAATTTGGGATGCGCCTTGGCAGAGCAGGGAAAAATTGAACCCGCTGTTTTGGCCTACAAGAAAGCCTTGGAGTTGGTTCCCAACGATCCAGAGGTTCACTTTGCTCTTGGCGGCTTGTATGAAACGAAAGGTCGAAAGGATCTGGCCAATCGAGAATATGAAGAGGCCTTACGCCAGGATCCCAATTTTTTCCCCGCCGCGACGGCCATCGGCTGGTATCTCATGGAGCGTGGACAGGTTGATCATGCGTTGGACTATTTTAGCAAGGCGCTCAACGCGAACCCTGATGACGCGTCTGCGACCTTCGGAGTTGGCCAAGTTTATGACAAGAAGGGAAAGGGGTCCATCGCCGCGGATCACTATTACCGGGCTTTGGACTTAGAAAAAGACCCGGACCGCAAGGCGAGAATCCTGAATTTTATCGATCGCGTCGGGGGGTTTCAGGCTTAA
- a CDS encoding YDG domain-containing protein: protein MLTINSTGHWTYKPNGTAWSGYGGTFDFDGTLSGGTYTGLGDALYLKFLNFSQLGGLTLGKVGNTIEIRTYDPIDIQGDVNLIGSRIITDASIESNGGDIQLLASGSLGTSGGDVGITVNDTLNANGGDISLNASFGAGGTSGGTDRAISLSSASITTTGSGTITIVGDATNNPNTGNTWGMQASSPLIQTESGAINITGTGGKASGNSRGFAVDGSSADILSSSGAITIHDAQPTGLTGTYTGLYLRPSSAGNINIGADGSTVTSSSSNITFQADKMTFDVAASDITTSGDVVIESVGTSFLAGLTLTNANITGDPSSLRVGKTTNTANVTFNTATVAGPVTIYGGDITINQDIDVSGASGAGILLKSLGSITVNSSAALTTTNGHVIGWSSADGGDKNGYIYLADGSSISTNGGHVWLGGSTDKGNPGTLNGDGSTTWNGLTVGNGYAASGAGVPMPNGVNWRAGIGMANATISTAGGDFYAAGMDLNIDGGSPIAGSGIVHGGTNGSISAGSGTIEMHAYAGSSGAYSMLIGLHPNGVDSLLTLTSSSNDPTAISLSAETASTDTSFSALLIEDNLTIQSTGTGGITLTGRSAATEGIRVGSTVDSGNLEALATSGTITIDTGDDQLAFFNASSQSYLGAKTGSSILSSSSEIVIVADQVPNNSANLNIKTTGTLAFQPSSSAGTGANTSADTTGWDFGSTLTGLNVGTSGKPYDTVTLGSTATINGDITLYGGTVAINAPLTATGSNTVTLTGTGSVTDGASGYLTADKLALLGGNVTLDHSSTNIGTLAASGVGTLSFTDSNALTIGTVNPTGITATGAVNIATLTGDLTVSDNISGTSITLNAGKNAAAGTATGGNLLISGSPTLTATTGNTTLYSGNVSGSTGLTNLIGSGSGNFRYHSDEAASNFTAALGATGTYAIYREQPSVTVTATDETITYGTMPATAITINSQNGDTSPQIFSTPPSISVGGSTSTSGRYTAGTHSLTIGGAVDQLGYAVVTNNGTLTVNQKTITTPLPVNNKVYDGTTAASISTTGNGVITGDVVTVNGTATFGDKNVGTGKTVNLTGLTITGTDVSNYVLSSTTGTSSANITPKALTVSGLTAANKVYDGTTSATVDHSGVTFTGLVAGDTVTAANTTGTFADKNVGAGKSVALSGTTYGGADAANYSVTDQTSTTANITAKALTVSGLTATNKVYDGTTSATVDHSGVTFTGLVAGDTVTAANTSGTFADKNVGTGKSVTLSGTTYGGADAANYSVTDQTSTTANITAKALTVSGLTATNKVYDGTTSATVDHSGVTFTGLVGGDTVTAASTTGTFADKNVGTGKSVTLSGTTYGGADAANYSVTDQTSTTANITAASLTLSGTTGLDKVYDGTTNLPTGQTGYGTLGGLLGSDVVTLTGTPVYSDKNVGARTIQQGTVGLQGADAGNYSLAWTNGNGSITQAPLTIRANPSAKFVTEADPAGFHGISVEGLVNGETTSVLSGTAVVSRSDSGNNAIGTHSSVLVPSGLSATNYSLTYVNGDFRIVPAEQLLVEVASTPTSTFGTTPTYTVSSARYLNNSNTIIDLTGNVSANGNTVTLTDGAGGNAAFTLTALNPLTSTGGHLQVGTYQVGSNTITESSANFSDTVTFVGTHTVTPKTVTVPTTQVSKTYDGTTAMPDLMLGLTGLASGDVVNVTGTGTYATPQVGTGLTYTLSSIALSGSDAGNYVTGGSLSRTDGIITQKLLTRQGLTANDRVYTGGTAATLSNVGTLAGVVHGDTVSSDGSGATAMFADKNVGTNKVVTVTGLGLGGADASNYTVSATDSTTASITRLGTVTWTGGATGDWFDPANWAGGAVPDLANVEAVTIPTGVTVTFNDQSVTPPAQTGTVEITSLGTNGGLAMQQGTLQVGTGGVTLNSLDQTGGTVSSTGDIMLGRFTQSSGSTSTQGNFTTTQEYDQPGTGTVTVGGTTTLTDTSGGLRLGNLSSTGPLVVTSTDGDITQTSGTTLTAGSTSQFTARTGGQPADILLPNPGNDFLGLVDLNGRNITIVDGNGGLQTGTVTSTGQLALTGVDSVAIENSVVDTLGGISSQTGVNVIPPVGTPATLPAVSLEVLTTVANAGSTNAPLPLVVPTLTTLASPIPQTTIIQEVKDVTPYGPGLITISLPRDRPRDNTGFLIEFPESIKQTLSTFTGTFELAHDQPLPAWLTYEAADRRFRLTSPPPSAFPLEMKIKTGGRELMVVFSEQN from the coding sequence GTGCTGACAATCAATTCGACCGGGCATTGGACGTACAAACCGAACGGCACCGCGTGGAGCGGCTACGGTGGCACGTTCGATTTCGACGGCACGTTGTCTGGCGGCACCTACACCGGGTTGGGCGACGCGTTATACCTAAAATTCCTCAATTTCAGTCAGTTGGGCGGACTCACGCTGGGGAAAGTCGGCAACACGATAGAGATCAGGACCTACGATCCGATCGACATCCAAGGCGACGTGAATCTGATCGGCAGTCGGATCATCACTGATGCGAGTATTGAAAGCAACGGTGGCGACATTCAGCTCTTGGCAAGCGGGTCCCTTGGGACATCTGGTGGTGACGTAGGGATCACCGTAAACGATACCCTCAACGCTAATGGCGGCGACATCAGCCTGAATGCATCGTTCGGCGCTGGAGGAACTTCCGGCGGGACCGACCGTGCGATTAGTCTATCCAGCGCCTCGATCACGACGACGGGCAGCGGAACCATAACCATCGTGGGCGACGCGACAAACAATCCCAACACGGGAAATACATGGGGCATGCAGGCTTCCAGCCCGTTGATTCAAACCGAATCCGGAGCGATCAACATCACGGGAACCGGGGGAAAAGCCTCCGGTAACTCACGTGGCTTCGCGGTCGATGGTTCCAGCGCAGATATTCTTTCCAGTTCCGGCGCCATCACGATCCACGACGCGCAACCGACCGGGCTGACAGGAACGTATACCGGTCTCTACCTTCGCCCCAGTTCAGCCGGGAACATCAACATAGGAGCCGACGGATCAACGGTCACGTCCAGCTCTTCGAACATCACGTTCCAGGCGGATAAAATGACCTTTGACGTCGCCGCCAGCGACATCACGACCAGCGGCGATGTGGTCATCGAGTCCGTTGGTACAAGCTTCCTTGCCGGCCTCACGCTTACGAATGCCAACATCACGGGCGACCCGAGCAGCCTGCGAGTTGGCAAGACCACGAACACGGCGAACGTGACCTTCAACACGGCAACTGTTGCTGGGCCAGTCACGATCTACGGCGGCGACATCACGATCAACCAGGACATTGACGTGAGCGGTGCATCCGGCGCCGGCATCCTGCTGAAGAGTCTTGGAAGCATTACGGTCAATTCCAGCGCGGCTCTCACCACCACTAACGGTCACGTCATCGGATGGAGCAGTGCAGATGGCGGCGACAAAAATGGCTATATCTACCTGGCCGATGGCAGTTCGATTTCAACCAATGGCGGACACGTGTGGTTAGGTGGCAGTACCGATAAGGGCAATCCGGGCACACTCAACGGTGACGGCTCCACGACGTGGAATGGCTTAACAGTTGGGAATGGGTATGCGGCCAGCGGCGCGGGCGTCCCTATGCCCAACGGTGTCAATTGGCGAGCTGGCATCGGAATGGCAAACGCGACGATTTCGACCGCTGGTGGTGACTTCTACGCGGCCGGAATGGACTTGAATATCGACGGCGGCTCCCCTATTGCAGGCTCTGGTATCGTTCACGGCGGGACTAACGGTTCGATAAGTGCGGGTAGTGGCACGATTGAGATGCATGCGTACGCTGGGTCGAGCGGCGCCTACTCCATGTTGATCGGTCTGCACCCCAATGGCGTCGACAGTTTGTTAACGCTCACCAGCAGCTCGAATGACCCAACAGCCATTTCACTGTCTGCCGAGACGGCATCGACCGATACGTCCTTTTCGGCGCTGCTGATCGAAGACAACTTGACGATACAGTCCACAGGCACCGGCGGCATCACGCTGACCGGCCGGTCTGCCGCAACCGAGGGCATTCGCGTCGGCAGCACAGTCGATAGTGGCAACCTTGAAGCACTGGCCACTTCGGGCACCATTACCATTGACACCGGAGACGATCAACTCGCGTTTTTCAATGCATCAAGCCAAAGTTACCTTGGTGCCAAAACGGGATCGTCGATACTCAGTTCGAGCAGCGAGATCGTCATCGTGGCCGACCAAGTGCCAAACAATTCAGCCAACCTGAATATCAAGACGACAGGGACCCTGGCTTTTCAACCCTCTTCCAGCGCCGGTACGGGCGCGAATACGTCAGCCGACACCACCGGGTGGGATTTTGGAAGCACGTTGACTGGCCTCAATGTAGGCACTTCCGGCAAGCCGTATGACACCGTCACGCTCGGCAGTACCGCTACAATCAACGGCGACATCACCCTCTACGGAGGGACAGTCGCGATCAATGCCCCGCTGACCGCCACGGGCAGCAATACCGTCACCCTTACCGGCACGGGCTCCGTCACGGACGGCGCCAGCGGGTATCTGACGGCCGACAAGCTGGCCCTCTTAGGCGGCAACGTGACATTGGATCATAGCAGTACCAACATCGGAACCCTGGCGGCCAGCGGCGTGGGAACCCTCAGCTTCACCGACAGCAATGCGCTGACGATCGGCACGGTCAACCCTACCGGGATTACCGCCACTGGCGCCGTGAACATCGCGACCCTCACCGGAGACCTCACCGTCTCAGACAATATCAGCGGCACCAGCATTACGCTGAATGCCGGCAAAAATGCAGCAGCCGGCACAGCGACTGGCGGCAACCTGCTTATCAGCGGTTCACCAACCCTGACCGCCACGACCGGGAACACCACACTGTATTCCGGCAATGTGTCCGGCAGTACCGGCCTGACGAATCTCATTGGCTCAGGCAGCGGAAACTTCCGCTACCACTCCGATGAAGCGGCAAGTAACTTTACTGCCGCACTTGGCGCCACAGGGACATACGCGATCTACCGGGAGCAGCCATCGGTCACTGTCACAGCCACGGATGAAACCATCACCTATGGGACCATGCCCGCAACGGCCATCACAATCAACAGCCAAAATGGGGATACAAGCCCGCAAATTTTTAGCACGCCACCGTCGATCTCCGTGGGCGGCAGCACTTCGACCTCTGGCCGTTATACGGCAGGGACCCACAGTCTCACGATTGGTGGAGCCGTGGATCAATTAGGCTATGCGGTCGTCACGAACAACGGCACGTTGACCGTCAACCAGAAAACCATCACGACCCCGCTCCCCGTGAACAACAAGGTGTATGATGGCACAACCGCCGCCTCAATCAGCACCACTGGCAATGGGGTGATCACGGGGGATGTGGTGACCGTCAACGGCACGGCAACGTTTGGGGATAAAAACGTCGGAACCGGCAAGACCGTCAACCTGACAGGATTGACGATCACCGGGACTGACGTGAGCAATTACGTCTTGAGTTCAACGACCGGGACTTCTTCTGCCAATATTACCCCCAAAGCCCTCACCGTCTCCGGCCTTACCGCCGCCAATAAAGTCTATGACGGCACCACGAGCGCCACCGTCGATCATAGCGGCGTTACCTTTACCGGCCTCGTCGCCGGCGATACCGTCACCGCCGCCAACACCACCGGCACCTTTGCCGATAAAAACGTGGGCGCCGGCAAATCCGTCGCCTTAAGCGGCACCACCTACGGCGGAGCCGATGCCGCCAACTACAGCGTAACCGATCAGACTTCGACCACCGCCAACATCACGGCCAAAGCCCTTACCGTCTCCGGCCTGACCGCCACCAATAAAGTCTATGACGGCACTACGAGCGCCACCGTCGATCATAGCGGCGTTACCTTTACCGGCCTCGTCGCCGGCGATACCGTCACCGCCGCCAACACCTCCGGCACCTTTGCCGATAAAAACGTGGGCACCGGCAAATCCGTCACCTTAAGCGGCACCACCTACGGCGGAGCCGATGCCGCCAACTACAGCGTAACCGATCAGACTTCGACCACCGCCAACATCACGGCCAAAGCCCTCACCGTCTCCGGCCTGACCGCCACCAATAAAGTCTATGACGGCACTACGAGCGCCACCGTCGATCATAGCGGCGTTACCTTTACCGGCCTCGTCGGTGGCGATACCGTCACCGCCGCCAGCACCACCGGCACCTTTGCCGATAAAAACGTGGGCACCGGCAAATCCGTCACCTTGAGCGGCACCACCTACGGCGGAGCCGATGCCGCCAACTACAGCGTAACCGATCAGACCTCGACCACCGCCAACATTACGGCCGCATCTCTGACGCTCTCCGGGACCACTGGACTCGATAAAGTCTACGATGGCACGACCAATCTCCCTACAGGACAAACAGGATACGGCACGCTTGGCGGCCTCCTCGGCAGTGATGTAGTGACCCTGACCGGAACCCCGGTCTACAGTGATAAAAATGTCGGGGCCCGGACGATTCAGCAAGGCACCGTCGGCCTCCAAGGCGCCGACGCCGGCAACTATTCTCTTGCCTGGACGAATGGCAACGGGTCCATTACGCAGGCCCCGTTGACCATTCGGGCCAACCCCTCGGCCAAATTCGTCACCGAAGCTGATCCAGCCGGCTTTCATGGCATTTCGGTTGAGGGTCTCGTAAATGGGGAAACCACGAGTGTCCTTAGCGGCACCGCGGTGGTCAGCCGGAGCGATAGCGGGAACAATGCTATCGGCACCCATTCCTCGGTCCTGGTCCCCAGTGGGCTCAGCGCCACCAACTATAGCCTTACTTATGTCAATGGCGATTTCAGGATCGTCCCGGCAGAACAGCTTCTCGTGGAAGTGGCGAGTACCCCCACCTCCACCTTTGGAACCACTCCCACGTATACCGTGAGTAGCGCGCGCTATTTGAATAACAGCAACACAATTATCGATCTCACCGGGAACGTCAGCGCCAATGGTAATACCGTGACCCTCACCGATGGCGCCGGCGGAAACGCGGCGTTTACCCTCACGGCTCTGAACCCTCTGACGAGTACCGGCGGACATCTTCAAGTCGGCACTTACCAAGTCGGCAGCAACACGATTACCGAGTCCAGTGCGAATTTTAGTGATACCGTGACGTTCGTCGGCACCCATACCGTCACCCCTAAAACCGTAACGGTCCCCACGACTCAGGTCAGCAAGACGTATGACGGGACGACAGCCATGCCTGATCTCATGCTTGGGCTCACGGGTCTGGCCAGCGGCGACGTCGTAAACGTCACCGGGACTGGAACCTATGCGACGCCACAAGTGGGTACGGGACTCACCTATACGCTCAGCAGCATCGCGCTTTCCGGGTCCGATGCCGGCAATTATGTCACGGGCGGAAGCCTTTCACGCACGGACGGGATCATCACCCAGAAACTCCTGACTCGACAGGGACTGACGGCCAATGATCGAGTCTATACTGGGGGCACGGCCGCGACTCTCAGCAATGTGGGCACCTTGGCCGGCGTCGTCCATGGCGATACGGTCTCCTCCGATGGCAGCGGCGCCACAGCGATGTTTGCCGATAAAAACGTGGGCACCAACAAAGTCGTGACGGTCACAGGACTCGGTCTTGGCGGAGCGGATGCCAGCAATTACACCGTGAGCGCCACCGACAGCACGACGGCCTCCATCACCCGATTAGGCACGGTCACCTGGACAGGGGGAGCGACAGGAGATTGGTTTGATCCGGCCAACTGGGCAGGCGGAGCGGTCCCGGATCTCGCCAACGTCGAAGCCGTAACGATTCCGACTGGCGTGACCGTGACGTTCAATGATCAGAGCGTCACGCCCCCCGCACAGACAGGGACGGTGGAAATCACGAGCCTGGGGACCAATGGCGGTCTCGCGATGCAACAGGGGACGTTACAAGTGGGCACCGGCGGAGTGACGTTGAATAGCCTGGATCAAACGGGCGGAACGGTCTCCAGCACCGGCGATATCATGCTCGGGCGTTTCACGCAAAGTAGTGGCTCAACATCAACCCAGGGCAACTTCACCACAACACAGGAATATGACCAACCGGGCACCGGCACCGTCACCGTCGGCGGGACCACCACACTCACGGATACGTCGGGAGGACTTCGTCTCGGCAATCTTTCGAGTACTGGCCCATTAGTGGTCACGAGTACCGATGGCGACATTACCCAAACGAGCGGGACCACGCTGACGGCAGGCAGTACTAGTCAATTCACCGCACGGACTGGTGGACAACCGGCGGATATTCTCCTCCCCAATCCCGGCAATGATTTTCTCGGCCTCGTCGATTTGAACGGCCGAAACATCACTATCGTGGATGGGAATGGCGGACTACAGACAGGAACGGTCACCTCCACAGGCCAACTGGCCCTCACGGGCGTGGACAGTGTCGCGATCGAGAACTCGGTCGTGGACACTCTTGGAGGCATCTCGAGCCAAACGGGAGTGAATGTGATTCCACCCGTCGGCACCCCCGCCACGCTCCCCGCTGTGAGCCTTGAAGTACTCACCACAGTCGCGAATGCCGGTTCCACGAACGCGCCACTGCCACTTGTCGTCCCTACGCTGACGACGCTGGCCAGTCCGATACCGCAGACGACGATCATTCAGGAAGTGAAAGACGTGACTCCCTATGGCCCCGGACTCATCACGATTTCCCTTCCCCGCGACCGACCACGCGATAACACTGGATTCCTCATTGAGTTCCCAGAATCCATCAAGCAAACCCTGTCCACCTTCACCGGAACGTTCGAACTCGCTCACGACCAGCCGCTGCCGGCTTGGCTCACCTACGAAGCGGCAGACAGGCGATTTCGTCTCACATCGCCCCCTCCGAGCGCATTCCCGCTGGAAATGAAGATCAAGACAGGAGGACGGGAATTGATGGTCGTGTTTTCCGAGCAGAATTAG
- a CDS encoding FAD-dependent thymidylate synthase codes for MSSDKKAQRVIALAPMPPEKSAYALARYSRSPDSIEESLAWVHSHSSEKFWEQFYFAYGHGSIADLGHVTICFENISELAAIRIEDESLWDGQAKSSRYQNFEASGCFVPASIQDSETEGAYHGLLSSLFNVYRELKGPVERFLSERDPRPASMSEAQYNRTIAARAFDVTRYLLPLAARTNVGQVVSIRTLEKQIARLLSAQLPELKSIGEELKEACAKKPSPAWADLEQQDVSSLEPLAPTLARYAVASPYQSEVYRDLSRAGRPILRDAGLDRPEGWVGRSHPVDLIEPHEPLDELVATLLYRVSHAPYRCLLELIQQWPEGQKHDFIGVALQTRGPHDELIKEFRSGYAFIFDVLMDIGGWRDMHRHRRCQQVQQNFTTLHGYDVPPTLEAAGLDTMYRQAMDAVRDDIDKLRATSQEGALYAIPFGFKVRCLFKMDYAEAEYVSQLRSGVKGHWSYRTIAWLMKEKILERYPYLGSLIQATPPDIEDSLTR; via the coding sequence ATGAGTTCTGACAAGAAAGCACAGCGGGTCATCGCGTTGGCGCCCATGCCGCCGGAGAAATCGGCCTATGCGTTGGCTCGGTACAGTCGGTCTCCTGATTCCATCGAAGAGAGTCTCGCGTGGGTGCATTCCCATTCGTCAGAAAAATTCTGGGAACAGTTTTATTTTGCGTATGGCCATGGATCAATCGCGGACTTGGGTCATGTGACGATTTGTTTTGAAAACATCTCGGAGTTGGCGGCAATTCGGATCGAAGACGAATCGCTGTGGGACGGGCAGGCCAAGTCGAGCCGGTATCAAAACTTCGAGGCCAGCGGGTGCTTTGTTCCGGCTTCGATTCAAGATTCAGAAACAGAGGGTGCGTATCACGGGCTCTTGAGCAGCCTGTTTAACGTGTATCGCGAGCTGAAAGGGCCTGTCGAACGGTTCTTGTCGGAACGGGACCCGCGGCCGGCGTCGATGTCTGAGGCTCAGTACAATCGGACCATCGCCGCCCGGGCGTTTGATGTCACGCGTTACTTGCTTCCATTGGCCGCTCGAACGAACGTTGGGCAAGTCGTCAGCATTCGGACATTGGAAAAGCAGATTGCGCGATTATTGTCGGCGCAATTGCCGGAATTGAAATCCATCGGCGAAGAGCTGAAGGAAGCATGTGCGAAGAAACCTTCTCCGGCTTGGGCCGATCTCGAACAGCAGGATGTCAGCTCGCTCGAGCCGTTAGCCCCAACCTTGGCCCGCTATGCCGTGGCGAGCCCCTATCAGTCGGAAGTCTACCGGGACCTTTCCCGGGCAGGGAGGCCAATTTTACGGGATGCCGGTTTGGATCGTCCTGAAGGTTGGGTTGGGCGAAGCCATCCTGTGGACTTGATTGAACCCCATGAACCGTTGGATGAATTAGTCGCCACGTTGCTCTATCGTGTGTCCCACGCGCCGTATCGCTGTCTTCTCGAACTGATTCAGCAGTGGCCGGAAGGACAGAAGCATGATTTTATCGGAGTGGCCCTGCAGACACGCGGTCCTCATGACGAGCTGATTAAAGAATTTCGTTCGGGGTATGCGTTTATCTTCGATGTGCTGATGGATATTGGTGGATGGCGAGATATGCATCGGCACCGCCGGTGTCAGCAGGTCCAACAGAACTTTACGACGCTGCATGGCTATGATGTTCCGCCAACCCTTGAAGCTGCGGGGCTGGATACCATGTATCGTCAGGCCATGGATGCCGTGAGAGACGATATCGATAAATTGCGCGCCACGAGTCAGGAAGGAGCCTTGTACGCCATTCCTTTTGGGTTCAAGGTACGTTGTCTTTTTAAAATGGACTATGCGGAAGCCGAATACGTGTCGCAGTTACGGTCGGGTGTGAAAGGCCATTGGTCGTACCGGACTATTGCATGGTTGATGAAAGAAAAGATCTTGGAACGGTATCCCTACCTGGGAAGTCTCATTCAAGCGACCCCGCCAGATATCGAAGATTCGTTGACCCGGTAA